The following are encoded in a window of Paraburkholderia sp. HP33-1 genomic DNA:
- the ccmI gene encoding c-type cytochrome biogenesis protein CcmI, giving the protein MTTFWLILAVMMVIALACVIAPLWHGPDSRANPRTMAVAIYRSGMAELEQECSSGLMPAEHRARTQRELERRLVDEARDPSSPTASRWAGNVMRPVVAALLVALLPAGALVLYMRIGDPVAVAIESMDGAQNVQHMDSQGSLEYVVSRLAMRLREQPNDAAAWAMLARSYVVLERVEDAVAAYRRALALTHADPELLADYADALATLRGGDLNGEALQSIQAALALDPVNVKALALAGSAALDRRDYRQAMQYWEQLKAAGDPEIAAQAQRNIETAGALMATARDGQAR; this is encoded by the coding sequence ATGACGACCTTCTGGCTGATCCTTGCCGTGATGATGGTGATCGCACTCGCGTGCGTGATCGCTCCGCTCTGGCACGGGCCGGATTCACGCGCGAACCCGCGGACGATGGCCGTCGCCATCTATCGCTCGGGGATGGCCGAACTCGAACAGGAATGCTCGAGCGGCCTCATGCCTGCGGAGCATCGGGCTCGGACACAGCGTGAGCTCGAGCGACGGCTCGTTGATGAAGCCCGTGACCCCAGTTCACCAACCGCTTCCCGGTGGGCTGGCAACGTGATGCGCCCTGTTGTTGCGGCGCTGCTGGTGGCACTGCTGCCAGCGGGGGCTCTGGTTCTGTACATGCGGATCGGCGATCCGGTCGCCGTCGCGATCGAAAGCATGGACGGCGCGCAGAACGTTCAGCATATGGACTCGCAAGGCTCGCTCGAATATGTCGTGAGCCGGCTCGCCATGCGTTTGCGCGAACAACCCAACGACGCCGCCGCGTGGGCGATGCTGGCGCGTTCTTATGTCGTGCTGGAGCGTGTGGAGGATGCCGTGGCGGCATATCGTCGCGCCCTCGCTCTGACGCACGCGGACCCGGAGCTTCTCGCGGACTATGCAGACGCGCTGGCGACGCTGCGTGGCGGGGACCTGAACGGGGAGGCGCTGCAAAGCATTCAGGCGGCGCTCGCGCTCGATCCGGTCAATGTGAAGGCGCTTGCGCTCGCCGGGTCCGCAGCGCTTGACCGGCGTGATTACCGGCAGGCCATGCAGTATTGGGAGCAGCTGAAGGCCGCAGGAGATCCGGAGATCGCGGCACAGGCACAGCGCAACATCGAGACGGCCGGTGCGCTCATGGCGACGGCGCGTGATGGTCAGGCTCGCTAG
- a CDS encoding cytochrome c-type biogenesis protein has translation MRRRARLPAACLVVAMTLAPVCVMATSGESGVDARLRQLDESFRCVVCQNQSLADSNAELAADLRAQIRDQVRGGATDEQIRAYMVHRYGDFVLYQPPMKPATWALWLGPLMVLVAGAFAMWRSIAVRRDLTIPALDADERASAGALRGDEEEGPVR, from the coding sequence ATGAGGCGCCGCGCACGCTTGCCGGCCGCCTGTCTCGTGGTCGCGATGACACTGGCACCCGTGTGCGTCATGGCGACATCGGGCGAATCAGGCGTCGACGCGCGCTTGCGGCAACTGGATGAGAGCTTTCGCTGCGTCGTGTGCCAGAACCAGAGCCTCGCGGACTCGAATGCCGAACTCGCCGCCGACCTGCGCGCACAGATTCGGGACCAGGTTCGAGGAGGTGCAACCGACGAGCAGATCAGGGCCTACATGGTGCATCGTTATGGAGACTTCGTGCTGTACCAGCCGCCAATGAAGCCCGCGACCTGGGCGCTTTGGCTTGGTCCGCTCATGGTGCTCGTGGCAGGGGCGTTCGCGATGTGGCGCAGCATCGCTGTTCGGCGCGACCTGACTATTCCCGCGCTCGACGCTGACGAGCGCGCGAGTGCCGGGGCCCTACGCGGCGATGAGGAGGAGGGCCCAGTACGATGA
- a CDS encoding DsbE family thiol:disulfide interchange protein: MKRFLIPLAMFAALVALLLVGLRHDPRRLPSALIGKPAPEFDLPKLNEPQQRLSTRALRGEVWILNVWASWCESCRDEQAPLVELSRRHVAPVFGLNYKDDRASALQWLAQAGDPYTSSIVDRTGQTAIDYGVYGVPETFVVDRAGIVRYREAGPLTRASIDSVILPLVRKLQSEGGS; this comes from the coding sequence ATGAAGCGCTTTCTGATTCCGCTCGCGATGTTCGCAGCGCTTGTGGCCTTGCTGCTGGTCGGGCTGCGGCACGATCCGCGCCGGCTGCCCTCGGCATTGATCGGCAAGCCGGCGCCGGAATTCGATCTGCCGAAACTGAACGAGCCGCAACAGCGCCTGTCCACGCGAGCCCTGCGCGGCGAGGTATGGATCCTGAACGTGTGGGCGTCGTGGTGCGAGTCGTGCCGCGACGAGCAGGCGCCGCTCGTCGAGCTGTCGCGCCGGCACGTCGCGCCCGTGTTCGGGCTGAACTACAAGGACGACCGGGCGAGCGCGCTGCAATGGCTCGCGCAGGCGGGTGATCCTTATACATCGTCGATCGTCGACCGCACGGGACAAACCGCGATCGACTACGGGGTGTACGGGGTCCCGGAGACGTTCGTGGTCGACCGCGCGGGCATCGTGCGCTACCGCGAGGCTGGCCCCCTCACGCGCGCGAGCATCGACAGCGTGATTCTGCCGCTCGTGCGCAAGCTGCAAAGCGAGGGCGGGTCATGA
- a CDS encoding heme lyase CcmF/NrfE family subunit, with product MIPEIGHFALILALLLALTTGVLPLLGAQLGIAGWMRVAWPAARAQFAFVALAFGALAWSFWRNDFSVVYVAENSNSALPDVYRLAAVWGGHEGSLLLWVLLLTLWMVAVTCFSRQLPMELVARVLGVMSWIAVGFLSFMLFTSNPFARLLPPAIDGRDLNALLQDPGMVMHPPILYMGYVGFSVAFAFAIAALLAGRLDAAWARWSRPWTTAAWMFLTLGIALGSGWSYYVLGWGGWWAWDPVENASFMPWLAGTALIHSLVVTEKRGSFRSWTALLAICAFSLSLLGTFLVRSGVVTSVHAFASDPARGIFVLAFLALITGGALLLFAWRAPQIGLGAGFEPVSREALLLSNNLLLMVAAGSVLLGTLYPMILDALGADKISVGAPYFDSVFVPLMTPAIFLMGVGPLARWRSARVPDLAVRLRWAALVSVLTALVLPWLLGSWRPLVSLGVLLAAWTLTSVAVSVRERLRALRGSIFVRLASVPRATYGMWIAHAGVGVFIVGVTLVKGYETERDVVVRPGESVTVDAYVFRFEGVSSVAGPNYQATRATLVASRGGEPVATLFPEKRVFAVQNTPITQAAIDRGVLRDLYVALDQPVGANAWSIRIQIKPFVRWIWGGCLLMALGGLLAATDRRYRLVPRHRTQETSAVTDSAKLPEVMAAARDVPVAAKRAAPAGEAGR from the coding sequence ATGATTCCCGAGATCGGCCATTTCGCGCTGATCCTCGCCTTGCTGCTCGCGTTGACGACTGGCGTGCTGCCGCTTCTCGGCGCGCAACTCGGCATTGCGGGCTGGATGCGCGTCGCGTGGCCCGCCGCGCGCGCGCAGTTCGCTTTCGTCGCGCTCGCCTTCGGCGCGCTCGCGTGGTCGTTCTGGCGCAACGATTTTTCCGTCGTCTACGTGGCGGAGAACTCGAATTCGGCGCTGCCTGACGTCTATCGCCTCGCGGCCGTCTGGGGCGGACACGAGGGCTCGCTGCTGCTCTGGGTCCTGTTGCTGACGCTGTGGATGGTCGCCGTGACCTGTTTCAGCCGGCAGTTGCCAATGGAACTGGTGGCCCGCGTGCTGGGTGTGATGAGCTGGATTGCCGTGGGCTTTCTGTCGTTCATGTTGTTCACGTCGAATCCGTTTGCGCGCCTGCTGCCGCCGGCCATCGACGGCCGCGATCTCAACGCGCTGCTGCAAGACCCCGGCATGGTGATGCATCCGCCCATTCTTTACATGGGCTATGTCGGCTTTTCGGTCGCCTTCGCGTTCGCGATTGCAGCGTTGCTGGCCGGGCGGCTCGATGCGGCCTGGGCACGCTGGTCGAGGCCGTGGACCACGGCGGCATGGATGTTCCTCACGCTCGGCATCGCGCTGGGCAGCGGCTGGTCCTACTACGTGCTCGGCTGGGGCGGATGGTGGGCGTGGGACCCGGTGGAAAACGCGTCGTTCATGCCGTGGCTCGCGGGCACGGCGCTGATTCACTCGCTGGTCGTCACCGAAAAGCGCGGCAGCTTTCGCAGCTGGACCGCGCTGCTGGCGATTTGCGCCTTTTCGCTGAGCCTGCTCGGCACCTTTCTTGTGCGCTCGGGCGTGGTCACCTCCGTGCATGCGTTTGCCTCGGACCCCGCGCGCGGCATCTTCGTTCTCGCGTTTCTTGCCTTGATCACGGGCGGCGCGCTCCTGCTGTTCGCATGGCGCGCACCGCAAATCGGCCTTGGTGCGGGCTTCGAGCCGGTATCGCGCGAGGCGTTGCTGCTCTCGAATAACCTGCTGCTGATGGTCGCGGCGGGATCGGTGCTGCTCGGCACGCTCTATCCGATGATCCTCGACGCGCTCGGCGCCGACAAGATATCCGTCGGCGCGCCATATTTCGACAGCGTGTTCGTGCCGCTGATGACGCCGGCCATTTTCCTCATGGGTGTCGGGCCGCTCGCGCGCTGGAGGTCGGCGCGCGTTCCCGATCTCGCCGTGCGGCTGCGTTGGGCAGCGCTCGTGAGCGTGCTCACAGCGCTCGTGCTGCCGTGGCTGCTGGGAAGCTGGCGCCCGCTCGTGAGTCTTGGGGTGCTGCTCGCCGCCTGGACGCTCACGAGCGTTGCCGTGAGCGTTCGCGAGCGCCTGCGCGCCTTGCGCGGATCGATCTTCGTGCGCCTCGCCAGCGTGCCGCGCGCGACGTACGGCATGTGGATCGCGCATGCTGGCGTCGGTGTTTTCATTGTCGGCGTTACGCTCGTGAAGGGTTACGAAACCGAGCGCGACGTGGTGGTGCGGCCAGGCGAGAGCGTCACGGTCGATGCCTACGTGTTTCGCTTCGAGGGCGTCAGCAGCGTTGCGGGGCCGAACTATCAGGCCACGCGTGCGACGCTCGTGGCGAGCCGCGGCGGCGAACCCGTTGCGACGCTGTTTCCCGAGAAGCGCGTGTTTGCAGTCCAGAACACGCCGATCACGCAGGCGGCCATCGACCGCGGGGTGCTGCGCGATCTCTACGTCGCGCTCGATCAGCCGGTCGGGGCGAACGCCTGGTCGATTCGCATCCAGATCAAACCCTTCGTGCGCTGGATCTGGGGCGGCTGTCTGCTGATGGCGCTAGGCGGATTGCTTGCCGCGACCGACCGCCGCTACCGTCTGGTTCCCCGGCATCGTACGCAAGAGACATCCGCCGTGACCGACAGCGCAAAGCTGCCCGAGGTGATGGCAGCTGCGCGGGATGTGCCGGTTGCCGCGAAACGCGCGGCACCGGCAGGAGAGGCGGGCAGATGA
- the ccmE gene encoding cytochrome c maturation protein CcmE, which yields MKARHRRLAWLAAGVGSAGLACALVLNALRANMMFFVTPSQVASHEAPIARRFRLGGLVERHTLRRDADGLTVHFVVMDTASAVAVVYRGTLPDLFREGSGVVAQGILGADGQFHADEVLAKHDEKYTPPELGRALRDTTDAPAPAAVRVATSLTSAGAQR from the coding sequence GTGAAAGCGCGCCACCGCCGCCTGGCATGGCTCGCCGCCGGTGTCGGCAGTGCCGGACTGGCGTGCGCGCTCGTGTTGAACGCGCTGCGCGCCAACATGATGTTCTTCGTGACGCCGAGCCAGGTTGCCTCGCACGAGGCGCCTATTGCGCGCCGGTTCAGGCTCGGCGGGCTCGTCGAGCGCCATACGCTCAGGCGCGATGCCGATGGGCTGACGGTGCACTTCGTCGTGATGGATACGGCGTCGGCCGTTGCGGTGGTGTACCGCGGCACCTTGCCGGACCTCTTTCGCGAGGGCAGCGGCGTCGTCGCACAGGGCATACTCGGCGCCGATGGCCAGTTCCACGCAGACGAAGTCCTCGCGAAGCACGACGAAAAATACACGCCGCCCGAGCTGGGCCGCGCGCTGCGCGACACGACGGATGCGCCGGCTCCCGCCGCCGTGCGCGTTGCCACGAGCCTCACGAGCGCGGGAGCGCAGCGATGA
- the ccmC gene encoding heme ABC transporter permease CcmC, translating to MKRVNWFRYASPGTFDRVAKRFAPGFGALAVLLVCAGLVIGLAIAPADARQGDVYRIMFVHVPAAWMSMFIYVVMAGYCALDLVLNARLPAMMAQALAPTGALFTFLALVSGALWGKPTWGAWWVWDARLTSELILLFLYAGFMTLHAAIDGTRRADRACAVLALIGVVNIPVIFFSVQWWYTLHQGPSLGFGSGVAMSASMALGLLVMTAGFWCYTIAIVLVRVRVIMRERESVSSWQVHVEERPA from the coding sequence ATGAAGCGCGTGAACTGGTTCCGCTATGCGTCGCCAGGCACATTCGACCGTGTCGCGAAGCGGTTCGCGCCGGGGTTTGGCGCGCTCGCTGTACTGCTGGTGTGCGCCGGGCTCGTTATCGGACTCGCAATCGCCCCTGCGGACGCGCGCCAGGGTGATGTCTACCGCATCATGTTCGTGCATGTTCCCGCGGCCTGGATGTCGATGTTCATCTATGTCGTGATGGCCGGATACTGCGCGCTCGATCTCGTGCTGAACGCGCGGCTCCCGGCCATGATGGCACAGGCGCTTGCGCCTACCGGTGCGCTTTTCACGTTCCTCGCGCTCGTGTCAGGCGCGCTGTGGGGCAAGCCCACGTGGGGCGCGTGGTGGGTCTGGGATGCACGGCTCACCTCGGAGCTGATCCTGCTGTTCCTCTATGCGGGTTTCATGACGCTGCACGCGGCCATCGATGGCACGCGGCGCGCCGACCGTGCGTGCGCCGTGCTCGCGCTGATCGGCGTGGTCAATATTCCGGTGATCTTCTTTTCGGTGCAATGGTGGTACACGTTGCATCAAGGGCCGTCACTCGGCTTCGGCAGTGGCGTGGCGATGAGCGCGTCGATGGCGTTGGGCCTGCTCGTCATGACCGCGGGATTCTGGTGCTACACGATCGCGATCGTGCTCGTGCGGGTGCGCGTCATCATGCGCGAGCGCGAGAGCGTGTCATCCTGGCAGGTCCATGTCGAGGAGCGTCCAGCATGA
- the ccmB gene encoding heme exporter protein CcmB encodes MIDVIGGIIRRELMLSWRRRSVTLGALMFFVVAASLFPLAIGTDAGTLQMIAPGVLWVTALFAALLSAGQLFGNDYASGALEQMLLSPLPLPAIVFGKIVAHWLTSGLALALLAPVVALQYALGGRETLYLMTTLLVGTPLLSLIGAMGAALTLGVRGGGVVLALLVLPLYVPVLIFGVGAADPTGVPGRMQASFSLLGAALCVGAWACPCASAAALRIVME; translated from the coding sequence ATGATCGACGTGATTGGCGGCATCATCCGCCGCGAACTGATGTTGAGCTGGCGCAGACGCAGTGTGACGCTCGGCGCACTGATGTTTTTTGTTGTCGCCGCGAGCCTCTTTCCGCTTGCCATCGGTACCGACGCCGGAACGCTGCAGATGATCGCTCCGGGCGTGCTGTGGGTGACGGCGCTGTTCGCCGCGCTGTTGTCGGCGGGGCAACTGTTCGGCAATGACTACGCGAGCGGCGCGCTCGAGCAGATGCTGCTTTCGCCGCTGCCGTTGCCGGCCATCGTGTTCGGCAAGATCGTCGCACACTGGCTGACGAGCGGGCTCGCGCTCGCGCTTCTGGCTCCCGTGGTCGCGCTTCAGTACGCGCTGGGCGGGCGCGAGACGCTCTATCTGATGACCACCTTGCTCGTCGGCACGCCGTTGCTGAGCCTGATCGGCGCGATGGGTGCCGCGCTCACGCTCGGCGTGCGCGGTGGCGGTGTCGTGCTGGCCCTGCTGGTGTTGCCGCTCTACGTTCCCGTGCTGATCTTCGGGGTTGGCGCGGCGGATCCGACGGGGGTGCCGGGACGCATGCAGGCGAGCTTCTCGCTGCTCGGCGCAGCGTTGTGCGTAGGCGCCTGGGCTTGCCCTTGTGCGAGCGCGGCGGCGTTGCGCATTGTCATGGAGTGA
- the ccmA gene encoding cytochrome c biogenesis heme-transporting ATPase CcmA, translated as MYSIEQLAVERGGRTIVSGIDLSIEAGWALQIHGANGSGKTTLLGAFAGLLPLTRGRVCWRGEDVRSVPRQFRRALAFVGHSNGVSDDLTVQENLRFSALLGEAGGHSGRDRAADAREEEVLGQAGLLPLRHTRLNQLSQGQRRRVALARLMLERKPLWLLDEPTDMLDADATRWLTECLDAHLREGGIVALTTHRPLDSGFHRTRHLYLGGNGR; from the coding sequence ATGTATTCCATAGAGCAGCTTGCCGTTGAGCGCGGCGGCCGGACGATCGTGAGCGGCATCGACCTCAGCATCGAGGCCGGATGGGCGCTGCAGATACACGGCGCGAACGGCAGCGGAAAAACGACGCTGCTCGGTGCGTTCGCGGGTCTTCTGCCGCTCACCCGCGGCAGGGTCTGCTGGCGCGGCGAGGATGTGCGTAGCGTGCCCCGGCAATTCCGTCGCGCGCTCGCTTTTGTCGGGCATTCGAACGGTGTCAGCGACGACCTGACCGTGCAGGAGAACCTGCGGTTCTCCGCGTTGCTTGGCGAAGCCGGCGGGCATTCAGGCCGCGATCGCGCAGCCGATGCGCGCGAGGAGGAAGTGCTCGGGCAAGCGGGACTGCTTCCGCTGCGGCACACGCGCCTCAATCAACTCTCTCAGGGCCAGCGGCGCCGGGTCGCGCTGGCGCGCCTGATGCTCGAGCGCAAGCCATTGTGGTTGCTCGACGAGCCGACCGACATGCTCGACGCGGACGCGACCCGCTGGCTCACCGAATGCCTCGACGCGCATCTGCGCGAGGGAGGTATCGTCGCGCTCACGACACACCGACCGCTCGACAGCGGCTTTCACCGCACGCGCCACCTCTATCTTGGGGGGAACGGGCGATGA
- a CDS encoding NapC/NirT family cytochrome c: protein MRDLIRRYWRTITRPSVYFSLGFLTLGGFVAGVVFWGAFNTAMEWTNTEAFCIGCHEMRDNTYAELKTTIHFSNRTGVHAKCSDCHVPHDWTNKIARKMQASKEVWAKVFGTVSTREKFEARRLDLAENEWARFRANDSLECRNCHSFEHMDLTRQSPRAQEAHTRYLETGQKTCIDCHKGIAHRLPNMAAAQEGAQEGNGQKQ from the coding sequence ATGCGCGACTTGATCCGACGCTACTGGAGGACGATCACGCGGCCGAGCGTGTATTTCAGCCTTGGCTTTCTGACGCTGGGCGGCTTCGTTGCGGGCGTGGTCTTCTGGGGCGCCTTCAACACGGCGATGGAATGGACCAATACCGAGGCGTTTTGCATTGGCTGCCACGAGATGCGCGACAACACCTACGCCGAGCTGAAAACGACGATTCACTTCAGTAACCGCACGGGTGTGCATGCGAAGTGCTCGGACTGCCATGTGCCGCACGACTGGACCAACAAGATCGCGCGCAAGATGCAGGCGTCGAAGGAAGTGTGGGCCAAGGTGTTCGGCACGGTAAGCACCCGCGAGAAGTTCGAGGCGAGGCGCCTCGACCTCGCTGAAAACGAATGGGCCCGCTTCAGGGCGAACGATTCGCTGGAGTGTCGAAACTGCCACTCGTTCGAGCACATGGATCTCACGCGGCAGAGTCCGCGCGCGCAGGAAGCGCACACGCGCTATCTGGAGACGGGTCAGAAAACCTGTATCGACTGTCACAAGGGCATCGCGCACCGCTTGCCGAACATGGCGGCAGCGCAGGAAGGCGCTCAGGAGGGTAATGGGCAGAAGCAGTGA
- a CDS encoding nitrate reductase cytochrome c-type subunit codes for MRTWIALVIASVLALAAGAQPTVPSKPFYDPLRGTTPLNEEPSPPLMRPTENSDVIRGRAYAQQPPTIPHKIDGYQLDRNANKCLDCHAGSRAAQSGAVPIGISHYTNRAGETLGHLAPRRYFCTQCHVPQADAKPLVANTFTGIEDIRTQAAPQARKK; via the coding sequence ATGAGAACCTGGATTGCGCTCGTGATCGCCTCGGTCCTGGCATTGGCGGCCGGGGCGCAACCCACGGTCCCCAGCAAGCCCTTTTATGACCCGCTGCGAGGCACGACGCCGCTAAACGAGGAACCCAGTCCGCCCCTGATGCGGCCGACGGAAAACAGCGATGTGATTCGCGGGCGGGCCTACGCGCAGCAGCCGCCGACGATTCCGCACAAGATCGATGGCTACCAGCTCGACAGGAATGCGAACAAATGTCTGGACTGTCACGCCGGCAGCCGCGCGGCGCAGAGCGGAGCCGTGCCGATCGGCATCTCGCACTATACGAACCGTGCCGGCGAGACGCTCGGGCATCTCGCTCCGCGCCGCTATTTCTGCACGCAATGCCACGTCCCGCAGGCTGACGCGAAGCCGCTGGTCGCCAATACCTTTACAGGCATCGAGGACATCAGGACGCAGGCTGCACCGCAGGCGCGGAAGAAATAG
- the napA gene encoding periplasmic nitrate reductase subunit alpha: MKLTRREFIKQTAASAAAAAAGITLPGGEVLAADDDLKWSKAPCRFCGTGCGVLVGVKSGQVVATLADPQSEVNRGLNCVKGYFLSKIMYGQDRLTTPLLRMKDGKYDKNGEFAPVSWDQAFDVMAEQWKRVLKDNGPTAVGMFGSGQWTIWEGYAAVKLMKAGFRTNNLDPNARHCMASAVVGFMRTFGMDEPMGCYDDIEQTDAFVLWGSNMAEMHPVLWTRVTARRLSAPKTKVVVLSTFEHRSCELADETIIFTPQGDLAVLNYIANYIIKNGKVNRDFVDKHTVFRQGNTDIGYGLRPDHPLEKAAKNAKDAGGSKLITYDEFAKFVSKYDAAYVTKVSGVPKAKLDRLAQLYADPNIKVVSFWTMGFNQHTRGVWANNMVYNLHLLTGKISTPGNSPFSLTGQPSACGTAREVGTFSHRLPADLVVTNPKHREEAEHIWLLPPGTIPEKPGFHAVLQNRMLRDGKLNAYWVQVNNNMQAAANMNEEGLPGYRNPANFVVVSEVYPTVTAVAADLILPTSMWVEKEGAYGNAERRTQFWHQMVSGPGDARSDLWQLVEFSKRFKVEEVWPEDLLAKKPEYKGKTLYDILYRNGQVDKFTLKEVDSSFPNDEAKAFGFYIQKGLFEEYAQFGRGHGHDLAPFDDYHKARGLRWPVVDGKETLWRYREGTDPYVKAGTGWQFYGNPDGRAVIFALPFEPAAEAPDKEYPFWLVTGRVLEHWHSGSMTRRVPELFRAFPNAVCFMHPDDAKALGVRRGVEVKVMSRRGYIRTRVETRGRDRPPRGLVFVPWFDSSQLINKVTLDATDPISLQTDFKKCAVRIVRA, from the coding sequence ATGAAGCTGACCCGTCGCGAATTCATTAAGCAGACCGCAGCATCGGCGGCGGCAGCCGCCGCCGGTATCACGCTGCCGGGTGGCGAGGTTCTTGCCGCGGACGATGACCTCAAATGGTCCAAGGCGCCGTGCCGGTTTTGCGGAACCGGCTGCGGTGTGCTGGTTGGCGTAAAGAGCGGGCAGGTGGTGGCAACGCTCGCGGATCCCCAATCGGAAGTCAATCGCGGGCTGAACTGCGTGAAGGGTTATTTCCTCTCGAAGATCATGTACGGCCAGGATCGGCTGACAACGCCGCTCTTGCGCATGAAGGACGGCAAGTACGACAAGAATGGCGAATTCGCGCCGGTTTCCTGGGATCAGGCCTTCGACGTGATGGCTGAGCAGTGGAAGCGGGTGCTCAAGGACAACGGGCCGACAGCAGTCGGCATGTTCGGCTCCGGTCAGTGGACGATCTGGGAAGGTTACGCGGCCGTCAAGCTGATGAAGGCAGGCTTTCGCACCAACAACCTCGACCCGAATGCGCGTCATTGCATGGCCTCCGCGGTGGTGGGGTTCATGCGGACGTTCGGCATGGATGAGCCGATGGGCTGCTACGACGATATCGAACAGACCGATGCGTTCGTGCTGTGGGGATCGAACATGGCCGAGATGCACCCGGTGCTATGGACCCGGGTGACGGCGCGCCGGCTCAGTGCGCCGAAGACCAAAGTCGTGGTGCTCTCGACGTTCGAGCACCGCTCCTGCGAACTTGCCGACGAGACGATCATCTTCACGCCGCAGGGCGACCTCGCGGTGCTCAACTACATTGCGAACTACATCATCAAAAACGGCAAGGTCAATCGTGACTTCGTCGACAAGCACACGGTGTTCAGGCAAGGCAACACTGACATCGGCTACGGATTGCGCCCTGACCATCCACTCGAGAAAGCGGCTAAGAACGCCAAGGACGCCGGCGGCTCGAAGCTCATTACCTATGACGAGTTTGCCAAGTTCGTCTCGAAGTACGACGCCGCTTATGTGACGAAAGTCTCGGGCGTGCCGAAAGCGAAACTCGACCGGCTCGCCCAGTTGTATGCCGATCCCAACATCAAGGTCGTGTCGTTCTGGACCATGGGCTTCAACCAGCATACGCGAGGCGTGTGGGCCAACAACATGGTCTACAACCTGCACCTGCTCACCGGCAAGATCTCGACGCCCGGCAACAGTCCGTTTTCACTGACCGGTCAGCCGTCGGCGTGCGGCACCGCGCGCGAAGTGGGAACGTTCTCGCATCGTCTGCCTGCCGACCTGGTGGTGACCAACCCGAAGCATCGCGAGGAGGCGGAACACATCTGGCTGCTGCCCCCCGGCACGATTCCGGAAAAGCCCGGGTTTCACGCGGTGCTGCAGAACCGGATGCTGCGCGACGGCAAGCTCAATGCCTACTGGGTGCAGGTCAACAACAACATGCAGGCCGCGGCGAATATGAACGAGGAGGGCTTGCCGGGGTATCGCAATCCCGCCAACTTCGTGGTGGTCTCGGAGGTATATCCCACCGTGACGGCTGTCGCGGCGGACCTGATCCTGCCTACTTCGATGTGGGTGGAGAAGGAGGGCGCATACGGCAACGCGGAGCGGCGCACGCAGTTCTGGCATCAGATGGTGTCGGGACCCGGCGACGCGCGCTCGGACCTCTGGCAACTCGTGGAGTTTTCGAAGCGCTTCAAGGTCGAGGAGGTGTGGCCCGAGGACCTGCTGGCGAAGAAGCCGGAATACAAAGGCAAGACGCTCTACGACATTCTGTATCGCAACGGACAGGTGGACAAGTTTACGCTCAAGGAGGTCGACAGCAGCTTTCCCAATGACGAGGCGAAGGCGTTCGGCTTCTACATCCAGAAGGGATTGTTCGAGGAATATGCGCAGTTCGGCCGCGGTCACGGCCACGATCTTGCGCCATTCGACGACTACCACAAGGCGCGCGGCTTGCGCTGGCCGGTGGTGGATGGCAAGGAAACGCTGTGGCGCTACAGGGAAGGCACGGATCCCTACGTGAAGGCGGGCACCGGCTGGCAGTTCTATGGCAATCCGGACGGCCGCGCCGTCATTTTCGCGCTGCCTTTCGAACCGGCCGCCGAGGCGCCCGACAAGGAATATCCGTTCTGGCTCGTGACGGGCCGCGTGCTCGAGCATTGGCATTCGGGCTCGATGACGCGTCGGGTGCCCGAGCTATTCCGCGCGTTTCCCAATGCGGTGTGCTTCATGCATCCCGACGACGCGAAAGCGCTCGGCGTGCGCCGCGGCGTCGAGGTCAAGGTGATGTCGAGAAGGGGCTATATTCGCACGCGCGTCGAGACACGCGGGCGCGACAGGCCACCGCGCGGGCTGGTCTTCGTGCCGTGGTTCGATTCGAGCCAGTTGATCAACAAGGTCACCCTCGACGCCACCGATCCGATTTCCCTGCAGACCGACTTCAAGAAGTGCGCGGTCCGGATCGTCAGGGCCTAA
- a CDS encoding chaperone NapD translates to MRVDVPGTVGDAAAPRELHVAGIVVYAHSDRCDSIIRTIGMLPGAHIHAVTADGRMVVTLEGMRSSSIEEQLSAISALPGILSFALVYQHHEDIESMHEEFVDEADPSRIH, encoded by the coding sequence ATGAGGGTCGATGTGCCAGGCACAGTAGGCGACGCGGCCGCGCCCCGCGAGCTTCATGTCGCCGGGATCGTCGTATACGCGCACAGCGATCGGTGCGACAGCATCATCCGCACCATCGGCATGCTCCCCGGCGCACACATTCATGCGGTGACCGCTGACGGCCGGATGGTCGTCACGCTGGAAGGTATGCGCTCCTCGTCAATCGAAGAGCAGCTCAGCGCGATCAGTGCGTTGCCAGGCATCCTTTCCTTCGCCCTCGTCTATCAGCATCACGAGGACATCGAATCGATGCACGAGGAGTTTGTCGATGAAGCTGACCCGTCGCGAATTCATTAA